CTCTCAGAGGAATGCAACCAACCTCAACCTGTTCTGCACCCTCTGCAATTTGTTGGAGGCTATGAGAAACCCCAACACGCTGAAAAAGAGACATGTAGAGGCCAAATCCACAGCTTCTATGAATAATGGATGAATCAAGTTGATCCGGGTCCTTTTCTTGGAACTAATTGTGTCTACAAAATACGAAAACACAAAAGCAAGTGTCTCTAAAATGACTAGGTACGTAAGCAAgcaaatttaaaataaaatacatttggaaTGACATTTCCATCTATTTAGTCACACACAAATGTATAAACTTATGAAGCACTTTTAACAACTAAGGATGTAGTGTGTACCATCTGGGAATATTAAAGACACGTTTTTATAATGCATAATATACCATATGTTCTAGTTGGCAGTAAGTAATAAAACATATAATGATGTGCTTGTCCCCCAAAACGTTTCCCCCAAGCCTACTTCACCAAAATTCTACAATATGTTACTTCAGACAAAACATCTCCTAAATGACTGATGTAAAATGAAAGCAAAAGTAAACAGATCTTTTCAGGTAAGATATTCTCATGCCTGAAGGGCAATGCAGCAGCTCGTCTTCCATGATATTCTGCTCTAGTCTGTACCAGAGATCTGTAAACAGACCACCTGACCAGCACCTCTTCTGTTCAGTGGCTGCCGATGATGAATCTGtgaatcattaaaaaaaaaacagattgcCTCTGCCAGCATCCGTACAGAGAAATATATTTGACCACGCCACCGCTGCCATAGCAGATATGCTAACCCCTAGCCTGTGCATCTGTCTGGCTCTTCCCCACCTCATCCTCCATATGACAGTCCTTTGCACCGTTCCCTCTGAGATGGGAGCACAGCTGCTGTGTCTCCCAGACAGCGGGCAGAGAGGTACATGTATGTCGCGTCCACCCACCTGTCGCCTCGCTGGGGTGATTGATCACCCCAAGGGGGAGACCAGTAACATGAAGGTTTTTAGCATGTCACAGGCATCAAAGCAGAACAGTGTTGGCCCCAGCCTAGTGACCCGCCTATACAAGGCCACATGGAGAAGGAAACACTCTCTCTGAACCCCGAACATCTCTGCCCTCAACCTTGTCTGCTTTACAGCCATGCAATTGTCTGTCACAAAAATGCTAATGGTCTTACAAAAGGCTGCCAATTCAAAATGTCCTCAGATAAGAGATCAATGGCTAGATTCATTTTTATTTTGTTCATTTTCATGTTAGTTTGTGCAAATTTTCCACTTACAGTGCCTTACagtacaccccttgactttttccacattttgttgtgttacaaagtgggattcaaatggttTTAATTgaatttttttgtcaacaatctacacaaaatactaatGAAAAAAATGAATGATTGTTACGAAAAACTaagagtggtggatggaatcaggcgcagagagcagggttctgtcgtttatcaagtttattacaccggtgcaaccgaaaaatgatcacgccaacacacagggcgtatataggttgccagtccaaaacaacaggacaaaatagaccagagaataaagataagaaaacaaatcacaccatcaaacacagagtaacaaaaaacaagcccgcacaaaatacccagcgggcctagtgcccttaaataccctacaaacaaaccctaatacaaaacaggtgtacccaattaaccactaaccaacacaaacggaaaaAGAATCTATGGCAACTAATAGgctggtgacgacgaccgccgagccccgcccgaacaggaagaggcaccctcttcagcgaggttcgtgacaaTGATAAATAAAACACTAAAATACAGTATCTTTCATATAAAATACTCAACCCCCTGAGTACATGTAgcctttagcagtgattacagctgtgagtctttttgggtaagtctttaagagacaaccattttcagatcttgccatatattttcaaagTAAAATgaaagtaaaaactgtaactctGCAATTCAGGAACATTTacggtcttcttggtaagcagctccagtgtagatagatttggccttgtgttttagattattgtccagctgaaatgtgaattaatctcccagtgtctggtggaaagcagactgaaccaggttttcctctaggatgttgCTTGTGGTTAGCtccaaactccccagtccttaatgattacaagcatacccataacatgatgcagccttgcttgaaaatatggagagcggtactcagtaatgtgctgTATTAGATTTGCCCCCAAAAtaatactttgtattcaggacaaaatgtgaattgctttgcctcatttgtttttgcagtattactgtatttccttgttgcaaacaggatccatattttattatgtacaggcttctatgtcagttaggttagtattgtggagtaactacaaagttgtggatccatcctcagttttctatcacggCAATTTAAATTCTATAACTCTgtaaaagtcaccattggcctcatggtgaaatcctagagcagtttccttcctctccaataactgagttaggaaggacacctgtatctttgtagtgccTGGGtgaattgatacaccatccaaagtgtaattaataacttcaccgtgctcaaagggatattcagtgtatGCTTTCTTTGAAATTTTACTCATCTACCAATATGTGCCCttttttgcaaggcattggaaaacctcgcGGGTCttcgtggttgaatctgtgtttgaaattcactgctggactgagggactttacagataatgaattgtatgtgtggtgtacagaaatgaggtaatcattcaaaaaaacatgttaaacactagttttgcacacagagtgagtccatacaacttagtatgctcctgaacttatttaggcattccataacaaaggggttgaatagttactggctcaagacatttcagctttttccttttttattaatttgtaaacatttctaaaaacataattccactctgACATTGTGTGGTATTGTGTTTGGCCAGTGACCAAAAAATAAATCTCCATTTAATCCATTTCAAATTCAGACTAACACagcaaaatgtagaaaaagtcaaggagtgtgaaaactttctgaagcCATATAAGGAGCCATAGCTGTTTGAGCTTCCTTAGCAGGAAGGAGGGTTGAATAGCTTACTGTCATGTCAGTGATAGTGGTGTAATCTGTTACTTCATGAGAGACATTTGTTGTGCGTGTTGGAGAGGAATAACTGCATCTTGCAAAACATGCCCAGTGATATGCAAGTAGTATCCATTATTAAGTGCTTGAATTCAATTTGGTCAATGATTTAAAATATTTAATGCATCACAATTCCATTAAACAATTGTATCATCTAATGTCTGATATAAAACTAAATAtaacaaaatgtattttattgaatTCAACACCTCTGAATAACTCAATGAATTGGAAAGAACGCGAAAGTATTAGCCTTTTGCCTGTAGATGCATATTAGATCAAATACAATGCCAAATGACACTAAAAAATACTAATATAGCAAGTTAAACAATATCCACATATATTTGCACCAAAGAAAACAAgtgataaacaacaacacagataaaaacaaacaaaacggTGTTCAGATGTAGTTCGATGCCCAAGGGCTTATATGAAAACCACACCACAAGAAAAGCAATATCAAATACATAAGTATAATAATGAAACAGGTTTGTTGAAATAGATAAAACATACTCATTGTGAATGTATAAATTAAATGATCAGTAATCatgagaaaaacaaataatatttgttttgtttaaaTGTATGTATGCATAGGAATGTATGCATATGAGTGTTCAAATCAAATGATATTATTAAGCACATgctccaaatacaacaggtgacatttttacttacaagccccttaaccaacaatgcagtttaaaaaataatgaataaaaaattaaaagaacaagtaattaaagagcatcagtaaaataacaatagcaagactatatacagggggtactggtacagagtcaatgtgcatggGCACCGGTTagacgaggtaattgaggtaatatgtacatgtaggtagagttattaaagtgactatgcataaataataacagagagtagcagtggcataaaagatggggggggggggcaatgcaaataatctgggtaaccatttgtttagatgttcaggagtcttacggcttgggggtagaagctgtttagaagcctcttggacctagacttggcgatcCGGGAACtgcttgtcgtgcggtagcagagagaacagtctatgactagggtggataGAGTCTTTGCcatttttttgggccttcctctgacactgcatagtatagaggtcctggatggcaggaagtttggccccagtgatgtactggggggtacgcactaccttctgtggtgccttgcggtcggagggcgagcagttgccataccaggcagatatgcaaccagtcaggatgctctcgatggtgcagctgtagaaccttttgaggatccatgccaaatcttttcagtttcctgagtgggaataggttttgtcacgccattttcacgactgtcttggtgtgcttggacgaTATGTTAGGCTATATGAAGAAGATTACTGAGGTGTTTGGTTCATCAGTCTGACCCCCAGTCTTTGCTTGAAGTTATTGAGGGATGATGATGTTTTGGCAATGTGAAGATAAGAATTCCAGAGTATGGTACCACTTTATCTGATAGAGAATTGACTATGTGAGGTACGGCAGTGGAGAGGGTGAAGGTTGTCACAGTCTCTTGTGTTATATAGATGGATTCCAGATTTAACCtggaagaatccattgaagggcttaggtaaactgtctgggaggTATGAGTGTGTGTAGATGAATGTGCATAATTGGCGtacattaatgttgtaaatagaCAAGATATTGAGTTTCTTAAACAAAGGTGCAGATGGAGCCAGGTAATTAGAGGTGGAAGctttaaaatgtattttgcatGATGGGTAATCTGAGCTAATTGTATCTGCGTGAAATAGGCTTAGAATTATTTTCTGCCTTTTTGGAAGAAATGAGCAGGCATAACGACACAACTTTAAAAAATGAAAAAGCAACATTCCACTGGCAATACTGACCTTTATTAAAACACTTCTGTACATGGTGCAGAAATCAAAGAGCACATGGTGGGTCCTGTGGCATGTCCCATGGACACCTCCACACCACCAGTCACAGACAGCACCATGAACAGCACAGCAGCAAGAACCATGGACAGTGGTCCTTCTGAACTCCTTTGGCAAACCATCAAAGTGTCCCCACCCTGTTCCAATGTTTACAATCGTAAGATGAGTACAAACTTCTTCAAATATATTGACTGAACCAGTTGTTTATGGGCCGGAGAGAAAAGTATGTTATATTCTTCTTGAGGAATGGCAGTAGCAGTTCATTGGAAATGCCAACTGCGGTGAGTTCAAAgaagtgttagttacactgatatAAACTACATTAAGATTCCTGCTGAGCGTCACATCCCCATCACTCAAAAAGCAGTACTTCTCTTTCCCTAAGAGATAGAGAGCATGAGCGGGGTAGAGAGTAATATACAGAAGTGAAAGGGGGAAGGGTAGGCAGAAAAAGGCTGAGTGAGAAAGCGAGATAAACGTGTAATACATAGATATACGAGGCACGCGAGAAGAGTACATGAGGAAGAAAAGAAGTAAACTAtatagaaagatagagagaaccTGTCTGAAACGCTGTTATTCAGCGACGAAgaaggcaacaacaaaaaattgaaACAACTCCACAAAAGAGCCAGCTCAACAAACTAAATGATGACAGTGATTGCTCATTCAACGCCGCCGTGCCCCTGTCTGTGACCCGGAGCAGTTCCCCTCTTCTgcacagagagggagatgattcagttgttgctgttgttgttgactgACAGGATTCATGAGGCCGTTTACACCCGCAGATCAGCAGCCGCTTGTGAGAGCATAAAAGGGTTTAGTGCTTGAGGAGGAAAAATAAACTTATATTAGGCTTGATTATCCTGTCCCGACACGTCAGCTCCCCATGCGCTCCGATCCCACCGGAGAATCATTTTCATCTCAATTTGTGGCACCGTGTACCGCCGGGCGCCGGCACAGTCGCTTTATGAAACTCCAGCTGCAACCAACATGGCAGAGTTAGCTGAAAAGAGGAGATCAATTTCCTCTAATGATCTGACAGTTTCTATGTGATGTCTCAATTTACACTCATTCATTCAGATTGGTGAGGCTTTATTTTCTAGAGTGAGTGTACAATTGCACATTCTGCTACACTTCCCACCACAGATAAATAACACGCAAGCGCCCATAcgataaaaaaaaaagataaaacaagaacaacaaccacacgagccactgccttttcaccccgctatcatccagaaggcgaggtcagtacaggtgcatcaaagctgggaccgagagacggAAAAACaattttatctcaaggccatcagactgtcaaatagccatcactagcacattagaggatgctgccctatatacatagacttgaaatcactggccactttaataattggaacactagtcactttaataatgtttacatattttgcattactcatctcatatgtatttgctgtattctgtcctattctactgtatcttggaatatgccgctctgacattgctcgtccaaatatttatatattcttaattctatTCCTTTACTTcggtttgtgtgtattgttagatattactttttttgatattactgcactgtgtGAGCTATAAACAcaatcatttcgctacaccctcaataacatctgctaaacacgtgtatgtgacaaataaaatgtcatttgatgCACACATTTATAATCATCATTGCATTCAGTGTCTTGGCAAGTTAAAGAAACCAGGCATTTCCCTTGTATTTTTGTACTTCGGTAGTGGTGCAACACATGTGGATGAGTGCATGACCACAGAAGTAGCAGAGACATTGAATGTATCTTACTATCTGAAGAGATGGGTATTCAGTCTGTGATGGGAAGATGGACAACTCAGCTGTCACTCTTGTTATGACCGTTGGGTCATAACAAGAGCTGTGACAGGGATGTGAGCAAGGATGCAAGTGCCAAGTTTCCAGCGGTGGCAGATCAAAGTGGCCGAGCCAGGGTGGAAGGTCTGATCACTGCCTGGCTGCAGGTGAAGGGTAGTACCCCTCACTGCCCTAGGCCTGTAGGCAAGCAACAGGAACCGGTGTTACCATCTGAGCATATTCCGCTAGTAGAAGGAACAAAAAGTAGAACACACAGACAAAGTAGCAGAGTAGAAGGCTGCCCCAAAATCTGAAATATGTTACAAACTGCCACCAGGAACCAGTGAAAATAGCTGAGGAGAGAGGTGACATGGGAGAATGTGAGAAGTTAATCACTCAAAATGCAATTAAGACATTTTTGTTCACTGAGAGACAAAGTCCGAGATGACACGACAAcgaaaacataaaaataaaaaaaagatttaACGAAGTTGGAAAAAATACATTTCCAGCTATGTTCTACGGTGAAACGCCTTATCACTATGCAAATTTACGCAACACAAGTTCAAATGAATCACAAGATCCAAATACACTTTCATCATAATCTGATCCCCCTAGAGACAAGTAGAGGATTAACATGTTCATTTGACACATCAGATTGGGGAATATTAAATCAGTTTGCAGCTAATTGTTTCATTTTTCTGGTTCCATCATCAGTAACGAAAAGCAATATACCCTCTTCACTCTTTAAAGATAACTCTCAAGATGCTGGAGCAGTTTTCAGACAAACGCTACATTAGATGCTTGCACCATGCAGTTTCGAAGAGATTAATTCAAGGTAGTCCGCGAAAAAGGGACTTGCAAAGTAATATAACGAAGGAGAAAAGTTGAACTGTACAAACAGTATATTACCTCCTTTGTTTTTACATGGATCTGAGCCAGGCCGAATATAATTAGCCTAGCCAGCATCTTACGTGTTCCCTAGAAAATCTTTCAGAACGCAAGTGGTCAGCTGAATGAGGTAGCATGAGAGCCCTTCGGATCAGCAGTCCGTTCACAAGTAGAAGTTCCATTACATAAAACGGTGCATTAGAGAGCTTTACAGACATGCACAATCATTAAGCACCGACAGAGGAAGTATGCAGTCTTCAAAATGGCTATGACCTCTAAGAATTAATGATCAGATGGGTTGATACCGAAATAAAGGGAAGGCTTTTGGATGTAACGAGTGCCACAGCAGGACCGGGGAATCCAGCTTTCAAATGTCAAGAGTGAAGTGGTGTCTTGACATCCCTGGTGATATAATTAATCAATAAGGCCCAAGGTgctgtggtatatggccaatataccacagctacgTGTTCTTAGGCACGGCGCAAAgcgcccttagccgtggtatattggccatatatcacaaaccccccgaggtgccttattgttattataaactagttaccaatgtaattagagcagtaaatatAAATGTTTTGTAATACCTGTGCTATACGGTCTGAtttaccacggctgtcagccaatcagcattcagggctcaaactacccagtttataatcatGTATCAATCACACCTGAAGGGCAAAGTGGCATCTGGCAGGCAGAGTTGACATGGCACCAGTGAGCAAGCCTGTGTCTGTCTGGGCAGGTGGCGTGTCAGACTATCAGGAACAGAGGTCACTCTAAGCAACAAGGCAGAGTGAGGGGGTTGTACTGTGGCGAAAGTCATTAGATAATTAAACCACACATACAACAGTGTGAAGTTTTCAAGTTTTAGAAAAAATAAAAGTAATCTGAAACCTTATTGAGCAGAGGAATTATCTTTGTTCTGTTGACAGGGAATGCTATCTGAAAAGCTACAGCAGTTGCTTATTTtctctattatttctctattgtTCCATTATTATACTAATTAATACACATGAAATGATATGTAAATAAAGTGCATTCTACAAGTTTGTTTGGTTGGGAGCGATTATTTATTCTCCTCTGATCCTTTCAGCTCCACTTAGGAGAATGGGCAATTTTGACCTAAAGAATGTCAGTCATCTGTCAAAATACAGGGAAATCTGCAAAAAAAAATAAGGCATTGGTTCGAGGCCTCTACATATATTATGATGTGAAAGGGTTGTCAAGAATCTGTCCCAACAAAGTGGCTGCTTTAGAGAGCACAACATCGAGCAACATTACTCATTTGGCATTCTGCTATAGCCTTCCCCCTAACATAAGTTTTACCAACCAATCAGCAGTATGAATGCCAGTGGGGAATTCAGTGTCAATGTCACAACCAAAACCTTTTGATTCATCagacaatgcaaaaacaaaatgtaCAATAGATGGCAATTTACAACCAATATCATGTATAGTTATTGGAGTCTTTATGGAATTCCAAGGGGGACATTTCGTCAAGGTTGACCCGAAACAGTAACATCAATCCTATTTAATGTACATGGATTGCAAAGGAATCCATCGGGataaaataaatacacacacaggcagataTGCATAGCTTGTCTCTGTGGCTCCGGAGAGAGGAAGACATCAAGCACTTTATTATTTGCTAGTTATTAGTCAATGAAGCGTGGGAATGCCAGGTGGGTTGGGCAGCCATTTCTCCCCTATTCACCAGAGCTCTTTGTCAAGACCACCTCAGACACCAGGCTTCTCTTCTTACCAGACTATGACACACCTTGAGCAGTTACCCTTATCCGTAACTAGCCAATGTCAAACCATTCATTTCTAGGAACTATACCAGACCGTAGTTTTGTCTTGTATGTAAAGTCAAATGAGGGTTCGTGCTATTAACCCAGCCTGATAGCTGAATGCAATCGCAAATCTGAGGTTTGCTTTAGCAGGTGCGTCGGAAATGTTCAAATGCCGTTCAGACTATAGAGGCAAGCTGCTGCTGTGTACTGCACTATAGCAACCCAGTCGGAGCTGCAAACTGTAAATAGCACACAAAAGGAATATGATtttctgtgaaacatttattagCTTAACATGAGTATACATTTTTACATAACTCTGTAGGCAGAGAGCTCATCAATAGAAAAATGTGACTGTTCTGTTGCTTTAGCATTGATTTAATGCCTTTGTCAGCCCCTGCTGACCCCTTTTCTTTCTCGCATAGAATGTGAAACGTCAATCTACGTGACGGCGACCGAAACAAAAACAGGGATATCGATAGGAGGAAAACATACAACCCCTCGCAATATTACCATTAAACAACTTTACCTAAGCACTCTAAATCGCCCCAACAACATCCGAGACAAAACCTTTCCTGTAGCTCTCTGAAATGGAACATAAAGGCATCATTCATGACATTGACCCTTGAGAATCACCTTCGGACACAATTGTAGGTAACCGTCTGTAAGCAGGTGTATGTTTTTTGGGTCAATCCTCTTGTACCTGCACTATTAAAACATCACTACTATTAGTATGCTATTCCACGCTAAGGCGAAATAAACCCCATTCATTTTTACAACCCAGGTCGTATTTTGGTACAGTATTAGATGTAGCTGAGATTGGGAAATAAATAACATGAGGTTTTCAATCAGATAAAATGTACATTTATTACTTACAATATACCACCCTGAAACAGAGTTTATGCCTGCTAATGGATGGAATAATGAGTCAGACAGAAACATACCGAACATACTGATCTGTGATCTCAGTCCAGCAATTTAGCCTACAATTACGGTGTCCTCATCTGGGAACTCATAGTAAGGCACCTCCAGGTTGAGTGGGGCTGGGCCTTTCCTGATGCGACCAGAGGCATCGTAGTGAGAGCCATGGCAGGGGCAGTAGTATCCGCCATAGTCACCAGCATTGGCGATGGGTACACAGCCCAGGTGGGTGCACACGCCGATGACGATGATCCATTTTGGTTTGGCGACGCGGTCCTTGTCGTGCTGGGGGTCACGAAGCACAGCCATATCCACAGCTTCCTCGGTGGCGATCTCTTTCTCAGTCCGGTGGCGGATGAACAGAGGCTTGCCCCTCCATTTGAAGGTCATATTCTTGCCCTCTGGGATCTCTCCCAGCTTGACCTCGATCTTGGACATGGCCAGGACATCAGCTGAGGCACTCATGGAAGAGATAAACTGTGTGGCCACGGTCTTGGCTGTGTAGACACCCACCACGGCTGTGGCCCCGGTGACAAG
This genomic interval from Oncorhynchus keta strain PuntledgeMale-10-30-2019 chromosome 2, Oket_V2, whole genome shotgun sequence contains the following:
- the LOC118358385 gene encoding cytochrome b-c1 complex subunit Rieske, mitochondrial, with protein sequence MMSLAARSGAFSPYLQATNFAVAGPLKALIPGVVVKGEKVLVDTKKPFLTRESLNGQSPKTGPAVSVSINAKAAVRFAHTDIKVPDFSDYRRPELLDPNKSSQESSESRKTFSYLVTGATAVVGVYTAKTVATQFISSMSASADVLAMSKIEVKLGEIPEGKNMTFKWRGKPLFIRHRTEKEIATEEAVDMAVLRDPQHDKDRVAKPKWIIVIGVCTHLGCVPIANAGDYGGYYCPCHGSHYDASGRIRKGPAPLNLEVPYYEFPDEDTVIVG